ACATTATTATAGCCGTTCACGGAATAAGCTTTGGAAAAAAGGGGAATCCTCCGGTCATCTGCAGCATGTCAAGGAGATGCGGATTGACTGTGATTTGGATGCTGTGGTGATGAAAGTGGAACAGGTCGGAGGCGCGTGCCATGTGGGATTCAGGTCATGTTTTTATCGGGTGGTGGAAAAGGATGGCAGCCTGCGAGAAAGCGGCGAGAAAGTATTTGATCCCAAGCAAGCGTATAATAAATAGCCGGGTAGAAGATACCG
This sequence is a window from bacterium. Protein-coding genes within it:
- the hisI gene encoding phosphoribosyl-AMP cyclohydrolase yields the protein MAIPQEMKFNDQGLIVAIVQDVVNNEILMQAFMNEESLRLTIETGIAHYYSRSRNKLWKKGESSGHLQHVKEMRIDCDLDAVVMKVEQVGGACHVGFRSCFYRVVEKDGSLRESGEKVFDPKQAYNK